The following are encoded in a window of Scophthalmus maximus strain ysfricsl-2021 chromosome 2, ASM2237912v1, whole genome shotgun sequence genomic DNA:
- the dpagt1 gene encoding UDP-N-acetylglucosamine--dolichyl-phosphate N-acetylglucosaminephosphotransferase, producing MPGNTTPVPVLPLVINCFMSFLGCMATMKLIPAFKDHFLAARLCGMDLNKTSKKEVPESQGVISGTVFLIILFCFIPVPFLSCFVGDQCTGFPHDEFVQLIGALLAICCMIFLGFADDVLNLRWRHKLLLPTMASLPLLMVYFTNFGNTVIVVPKPFRALLGLHLDMGILYYVYMGMLAVFCTNAINILAGINGIESGQALFISGSIIVFNLLELNGDYRDDHVFSLYFMLPFFFTTLALFYHNWYPSSVFVGDTFCYFAGMTFAVVGILGHFSKTMLLFFIPQVVNFVYSLPQLFHIIPCPRHRLPRLNPDTGKLGMSYSKFKRKDLSNLGNLILKVAELLKLLEVRRDQEGDDDFIECNNMTLINLVLKFLGPIHERNLTVIMLIIQVMGSALAFGIRYHLVRLFYDV from the exons ATGCCTGGAAACACGACACCGGTACCGGTGCTGCCGCTGGTGATCAATTGTTTCATGTCTTTCCTCGGCTGCATGGCCACAATGAAACTCATCCCTGCTTTCAAAGACCACTTCCTCGCAGCCAGGTTGTGCGGAATGGACCTGAACAAAACCTCCAAAAAGGAAGT TCCAGAGTCTCAAGGAGTCATCAGTGGAACGgtcttcctcatcatcctcttctgcTTCATCCCAGTGCCTTTCCTCAGCTGCTTTGTGGGAGATCAGTGCACGGGCTTCCCACACGATGAG tttgtgcagCTCATCGGTGCACTTCTGGCCATCTGCTGCATGATCTTCCTGGGCTTTGCCGACGACGTGCTGAACCTGCGGTGGAGACACAAGCTCCTGCTGCCCACCATGGCCTCCCTGCCGCTGCTCATGGTCTATTTCACTAACTTCGGCAACACGGTCATCGTGGTGCCCAAGCCCTTCAGAGCCCTGCTCGGGCTGCACTTAGATATGG GTATTCTCTACTACGTCTACATGGGAATGCTCGCTGTATTCTGCACAAATGCCATCAATATCCTGGCAGGCATCAATGGCATCGAGTCAGGTCAGGCCCTGTTTATCTCCGGCTCCATCATCGTCTTCAACCTGCTGGAGCTCAATG GAGATTACCGTGATGACCATGTTTTCTCCCTCTACTTCATGTTACCATTCTTCTTCACCACATTAGCACTTTTTTACCACAACTG GTACCCCTCGTCTGTCTTTGTGGGAGACACTTTCTGCTACTTTGCCGGGATGACTTTTGCCGTAGTCGGCATATTGGGACACTTCAGCAAAACGATGCTCCTGTTCTTCATCCCTCAAGTGGTGAACTTTGTCTATTCCCTGCCTCAGCTTTTTCACATCATCCCCTGTCCCAGACACCGGCTCCCCAG ACTGAATCCAGACACAGGGAAACTGGGGATGAGCTACTCTAAATTCAAAAGAAAGGACCTTTCTAATTTAGGAAATCTCATCTTGAAG GTGGCAGAGTTATTAAAGCTGCTCGAGGTGCGGCGAGACCAGGAGGGAGATGATGACTTTATTGAGTGCAACAACATGACTTTAATAAATCTGGTTCTGAAATTTCTCGGTCCCATCCATGAGAGAAATCTCACAGTCATCATGCTCATCATACAG GTGATGGGCAGTGCATTGGCTTTTGGGATACGGTATCACCTGGTGCGTCTCTTCTACGATGTCTAG
- the LOC118301106 gene encoding histone H4 transcription factor has translation MPPNKRLQKKALMLECEWSSCQESFGSMENFCKHAEGHLSALNTAEEEDEEGVEGERNCLWRDCGFCSVEGPEELRRHLFFHCYHTKLKQLGQQVLNGQPEIGGCSIGYNNCNIIPEIPDNFICLWEECEQPPYENPEWFYRHVEMHSLCIDIQAGECEVPIRCKWKDCEATAKGRPKLREHLRSHTQEKVVACPGCGGMYANNTKLFDHIIRQSAMEGQRFQCSHCSKRFATERLLRDHMRTHVSHYKCPLCDMTCPSPSSLRNHIKFRHSNEKPYSCEYCEYSCKNLIDLRKHLDSHRSEPGFHCDVPGCDFTSRTLGTLKIHNKREHEGTFAARYKCHVCGQCFTRGNNLTVHLHKKHQFKWPSGHPRFRYKEHEDGFLRLQLIRYESVELTEQLMRERQSRQVDEDEDGDGGQTEGQGLEEESAGAAPSELQVELRGVLLEEQRTEPTISAEESSQGEGVLYVLTGALTQVGEDSAMLNLQDTAQQQGMQMA, from the exons ATGCCTCCCAACAAGCGGTTGCAGAAGAAAGCTCTCATGCTGGAGTGTGAGTGGAGCTCGTGTCAGGAGTCGTTCGGTAGCATGGAAAACTTCTGCAAGCACGCGGAGGGTCACCTCAGCGCGTTGAAcacggcggaggaggaggacgaagaaggaGTGGAGG GGGAAAGGAACTGTCTGTGGAGAGACTGTGGGTTCTGCTCTGTGGAGGGTCCGGAGGAGTTGCGACGACATCTGTTCTTTCACTGTTACCACACCAAGCTGAAGCAGTTGGGCCAGCAAGTGCTCAATGGCCAGCCAGAGATTGGCGGCTGCTCCATTGGCTACAACAACTGCAACATCATCCCCGAAATCCCAGACAATTTCATCTGCCTCTGGGAGGAATGTGAG CAACCACCATATGAAAACCCTGAGTGGTTCTACCGCCACGTGGAGATGCACAGCCTGTGCATAGATATACAAGCAGGAGAGTGTGAAGTCCCAATACGCTGTAAATGGAAAG ATTGCGAAGCCACTGCTAAGGGGCGTCCTAAGCTGCGGGAGCATCTGCGCAGCCACACCCAGGAGAAGGTAGTGGCATGTCCCGGCTGCGGGGGGATGTACGCCAACAACACCAAATTGTTTGACCACATCATACGACAGAGCGCAatggaag GTCAGAGGTTCCAGTGTTCCCACTGTTCCAAACGCTTTGCAACAGAAAGGCTGCTGAGAGACCACATGAGGACCCACG TGAGCCACTACAAATGTCCGCTCTGTGACATGACTTGTCCATCACCCTCTTCACTACGCAACCATATCAAGTTCCGCCACAGCAATGAGAAGCCGTACAGCTGTGAATACTGCGAATACAG cTGTAAGAATCTGATCGATTTGCGCAAACACCTTGATAGCCACAGGAGCGAGCCGGGGTTCCACTGCGACGTTCCCGGCTGTGATTTCACGTCTCGTACCCTTGGCACCCTAAAGATTCACAACAAAAGAGAGCATGAG GGGACTTTTGCAGCTCGCTACAAGTGCCATGTTTGTGGTCAGTGCTTCACCAGGGGCAACAACCTAACAGTCCATCTGCACAAAAAGCACCAGTTCAAATGGCCCTCTGGACATCCCAGGTTCAG gtaCAAGGAGCATGAAGACGGCTTCTTGCGTCTGCAGCTGATTCGCTACGAGAGCGTTGAACTGACAGAGCAGTTGATGCGAGAAAGACAAAGCAGGCAagtggacgaggacgaggacggggaCGGTGGCCAGACTGAGGGGCAGGGGCTGGAGGAAGAATCAGCAGGTGCAGCCCCCTCGGAGTTGCAGGTCGAACTGAGAGgggtgctgctggaggagcagaggactGAGCCGACCATCAGCGCTGAGGAGAGCAGTCAGGGTGAAGGCGTGTTGTACGTTCTCACCGGAGCTTTGACGCAAGTAGGGGAGGACTCTGCAATGCTGAATCTCCAGGATACTGCTCAGCAGCAAGGAATGCAGATGGCTTGA
- the si:ch211-117m20.4 gene encoding CUB and sushi domain-containing protein 1-like isoform X3: MGTRRFYHLLLLSLFVSFQRGTSQVAEWTQEVEGETEWIPQPDYIDDTYWSGSAPLCLGGCKSRHQELRRDRCGDSSCCWLGYKSLCRMNCGRPDVDYNGIVYGNDWWVGSMVRYACHPGFMLVGNPSRYCQPNGLWTPKPTCLRMCLRGIVEVSERELNGTCNSTCAHKSYFGPPKQGCSRMDNCKKKETGWKRFFAQCVPCICDCALACASAG, from the exons ATGGGCACCAGGAGGTTTTATCACCTACTGCTGTTGTCGCTGTTTGTTTCCTTCCAGAGAGGAACGTCTCAGGTGGCTGAGTGGACTCAAGAGGTGGAAG GTGAGACAGAATGGATTCCCCAACCAGATTACATAGATGACACATATTGGTCCGGGTCAGCGCCTCTTTGTTTAGGAGGCTGTAAATCGAGGCACCAGGAGCTGAGGAGAGATCGATGTGGAGACTCAAGCTGCTGCTGGCTCGGCTACAAGTCCCTGTGCAGGA TGAACTGTGGGCGTCCAGATGTGGACTATAATGGCATAGTGTACGGTAACGACTGGTGGGTGGGCTCCATGGTGAGGTACGCCTGTCACCCCGGCTTCATGCTGGTGGGAAATCCGTCTAGATATTGCCAGCCCAATGGCCTCTGGACGCCGAAACCCACCTGCCTCC GAATGTGTCTGCGGGGAATCGTTGAAGTAAGTGAGCGGGAACTAAACGGGACTTGCAACTCCACCTGTGCACACAAGAGCTACTTCGGCCCACCCAAGCAAGGCTGCTCCCGCATGGACAACTGCAAGAAGAAGGAGACCGGCTGGAAGCGGTTCTTCGCACAGTGCGTCCCCTGCATTTGTGACTGTGCTCTGGCATGTG caTCTGCAGGCTAG
- the si:ch211-117m20.4 gene encoding CUB and sushi domain-containing protein 1-like isoform X1, with amino-acid sequence MGQGLLHCGNRFYGSLCKNKKNLWTFLFFVVIVLMFVQFYCMKLMYLFMYFLTVGETEWIPQPDYIDDTYWSGSAPLCLGGCKSRHQELRRDRCGDSSCCWLGYKSLCRMNCGRPDVDYNGIVYGNDWWVGSMVRYACHPGFMLVGNPSRYCQPNGLWTPKPTCLRMCLRGIVEVSERELNGTCNSTCAHKSYFGPPKQGCSRMDNCKKKETGWKRFFAQCVPCICDCALACASAG; translated from the exons ATGGGACAGGGcttgttgcattgtgggaaccGGTTTTATGGATCCCtatgtaaaaacaagaaaaacctttggacctttttgttttttgtagtgATTGTATTAATGTTTGTCCAGTTCTACTGTATGAAgctaatgtatttatttatgtattttctaaCTGTAGGTGAGACAGAATGGATTCCCCAACCAGATTACATAGATGACACATATTGGTCCGGGTCAGCGCCTCTTTGTTTAGGAGGCTGTAAATCGAGGCACCAGGAGCTGAGGAGAGATCGATGTGGAGACTCAAGCTGCTGCTGGCTCGGCTACAAGTCCCTGTGCAGGA TGAACTGTGGGCGTCCAGATGTGGACTATAATGGCATAGTGTACGGTAACGACTGGTGGGTGGGCTCCATGGTGAGGTACGCCTGTCACCCCGGCTTCATGCTGGTGGGAAATCCGTCTAGATATTGCCAGCCCAATGGCCTCTGGACGCCGAAACCCACCTGCCTCC GAATGTGTCTGCGGGGAATCGTTGAAGTAAGTGAGCGGGAACTAAACGGGACTTGCAACTCCACCTGTGCACACAAGAGCTACTTCGGCCCACCCAAGCAAGGCTGCTCCCGCATGGACAACTGCAAGAAGAAGGAGACCGGCTGGAAGCGGTTCTTCGCACAGTGCGTCCCCTGCATTTGTGACTGTGCTCTGGCATGTG caTCTGCAGGCTAG
- the si:ch211-117m20.4 gene encoding CUB and sushi domain-containing protein 1-like isoform X2, whose translation MGTRRFYHLLLLSLFVSFQRGTSQVAEWTQEVEGSGETEWIPQPDYIDDTYWSGSAPLCLGGCKSRHQELRRDRCGDSSCCWLGYKSLCRMNCGRPDVDYNGIVYGNDWWVGSMVRYACHPGFMLVGNPSRYCQPNGLWTPKPTCLRMCLRGIVEVSERELNGTCNSTCAHKSYFGPPKQGCSRMDNCKKKETGWKRFFAQCVPCICDCALACASAG comes from the exons ATGGGCACCAGGAGGTTTTATCACCTACTGCTGTTGTCGCTGTTTGTTTCCTTCCAGAGAGGAACGTCTCAGGTGGCTGAGTGGACTCAAGAGGTGGAAGGTAGTG GTGAGACAGAATGGATTCCCCAACCAGATTACATAGATGACACATATTGGTCCGGGTCAGCGCCTCTTTGTTTAGGAGGCTGTAAATCGAGGCACCAGGAGCTGAGGAGAGATCGATGTGGAGACTCAAGCTGCTGCTGGCTCGGCTACAAGTCCCTGTGCAGGA TGAACTGTGGGCGTCCAGATGTGGACTATAATGGCATAGTGTACGGTAACGACTGGTGGGTGGGCTCCATGGTGAGGTACGCCTGTCACCCCGGCTTCATGCTGGTGGGAAATCCGTCTAGATATTGCCAGCCCAATGGCCTCTGGACGCCGAAACCCACCTGCCTCC GAATGTGTCTGCGGGGAATCGTTGAAGTAAGTGAGCGGGAACTAAACGGGACTTGCAACTCCACCTGTGCACACAAGAGCTACTTCGGCCCACCCAAGCAAGGCTGCTCCCGCATGGACAACTGCAAGAAGAAGGAGACCGGCTGGAAGCGGTTCTTCGCACAGTGCGTCCCCTGCATTTGTGACTGTGCTCTGGCATGTG caTCTGCAGGCTAG